A single window of Nicotiana sylvestris chromosome 3, ASM39365v2, whole genome shotgun sequence DNA harbors:
- the LOC104221281 gene encoding syntaxin-31, whose product MSMASSGAWTYRDRTSEFESLSKTLKKIAGTTAPDQSQQNFSASTSKSPATPDRSQFNKKASKIGLSIHQTSQKIDRLAKLAKRSSIFDDPSKEIQELTALIKNDITTLNVGVSDLQTLQDMEVADGTHSKDRVVHCTAVCDDLKTRLMAATKSFQDALTTRTKNMKAHEDRKQIFSTNLARENPLRQPQKTVAEPPPWSTPPTGGGPESSVLPANGVQASNQLRRRLASDNPPSHQMEMSMLQEVVPRQESYSQSRASALQNVESTISELSGIFTHLATMVAQQGELAIRIDDNMDESLTNVEGAQGALLKYLNRISSNRWLMVKIFLVLILFLCVFIFFLA is encoded by the exons ATGTCAATGGCGTCTTCTGGAGCTTGGACGTACCGAGATCGAACTTCCGAGTTCGAATCTCTGTCCAAAACATTGAAGAAGATTGCAGGAACCACCGCTCCTGATCAATCACAACAGAATTTTTCCGCTTCTACCTCAAAATCACCAGCTACCCCGGATCGATCCCAATTTAACAAGAAGGCTTCCAAAATTGGGTTAAGCATCCACCAAACCTCTCAGAAAATTGATAGGCTCGCCAAAT TGGCAAAACGATCATCCATTTTTGACGATCCAAGCAAAGAAATCCAAGAATTAACAGCTTTGATAAAAAATGATATCACGACACTTAACGTAGGTGTTTCTGATTTACAAACCCTCCAAGATATGGAGGTAGCTGATGGAACTCATTCAAAAGATAGAGTTGTTCATTGTACTGCTGTTTGTGATGATTTGAAGACCAGACTAATGGCTGCTACAAAATCTTTCCAGGACGCACTAACTACAAGGACAAAG AATATGAAAGCACATGAGGATCGGAAGCAAATATTTTCTACAAATCTCGCAAGAGAAAATCCTTTGAGGCAACCTCAAAAGACTGTAGCAGAGCCACCCCCTTGGTCAACTCCTCCAACAGGAGGTGGTCCAGAGTCATCAGT GTTACCTGCAAATGGGGTTCAGGCCAGTAATCAATTAAG GCGGAGGTTGGCTTCAGATAATCCTCCATCTCACCAAATGGAAATGTCCATGTTACAAGAAGTGGTTCCAAGACAAGAAAGTTACTCGCAAAGTAGGGCAAGTGCTCTTCAAAATGTTGAATCCACTATTTCAGAACTGAGTGGGATCTTCACCCATCTAGCTACAATGGTTGCACAGCAAGGGGAGCTTGCTATCAG GATTGATGATAACATGGATGAGTCATTGACAAATGTTGAAGGTGCACAAGGTGCTTTGTTGAAGTACTTGAATCGAATATCATCAAACAGGTGGCTCATGGTTAAAATTTTTCTTGTTTTGATACTTTTTCTCTGTGTATTTATATTTTTTCTGGCTTGA